In one window of Caballeronia sp. TF1N1 DNA:
- a CDS encoding LLM class flavin-dependent oxidoreductase, translated as MPRQIRFNAFMMNCVGHLAPGQWTAPADDSVGYLDTRYWVELAKVLEEGFFDGLFLGDVTGIYDVYGDSPAAALRTAAQVPMNDPVPLIPLMAHATEHLGFGVTVSVAYEAPYLLARRFTTLDQLSRGRVAWNVVTSYLQSGALSLGQTELRAHDERYDRADEFLEVCYKLWEGSWQEGALLRDAERGIYADPARVRKITHKGRYFESEGIFQCEPSPQRTPLLFQAGGSTRGTAFAAKHAECIFLGAPTRNGLRKSAQSIRSALTEAGRAPDSALLFAMLTVIVDETAERAQARYAAYQARASYEGALALLSGWTGIDLSRYKPDDTLAYVDTDAGQSALASFSKLDPERVWTVRDAVEFVTIGGRGAVVVGDAAQVADELQALAEETDIDGFNLAWVDSPRTFHDIVEYLVPELQRRGAYKTEYAEGTLREKLFGNGAYLQAPHVGASYR; from the coding sequence ATGCCTCGCCAGATCCGGTTCAATGCCTTCATGATGAATTGCGTGGGGCATCTCGCGCCCGGTCAGTGGACAGCGCCTGCAGACGATTCAGTCGGCTATCTCGACACCCGCTATTGGGTCGAGCTTGCAAAGGTGCTGGAAGAGGGCTTTTTCGACGGCCTCTTTCTCGGCGATGTCACCGGCATCTACGATGTCTACGGCGACAGTCCCGCCGCCGCGTTGCGCACCGCCGCCCAGGTGCCGATGAACGACCCCGTGCCGCTGATTCCCTTGATGGCGCACGCGACCGAGCACTTGGGCTTCGGCGTGACGGTATCGGTGGCTTATGAAGCGCCGTATCTGCTGGCGCGGCGCTTCACGACGCTCGATCAGTTGAGCCGGGGACGCGTCGCATGGAATGTGGTGACGTCGTATCTGCAAAGCGGCGCGTTGAGTCTCGGGCAGACGGAACTGCGCGCCCATGACGAACGCTACGATCGCGCCGATGAGTTTCTCGAAGTCTGCTACAAACTTTGGGAAGGAAGCTGGCAAGAAGGCGCATTGTTGCGCGATGCCGAACGCGGCATCTACGCCGACCCCGCGCGCGTGCGCAAGATCACACACAAGGGCCGCTACTTCGAAAGCGAAGGCATTTTTCAGTGCGAGCCTTCGCCGCAGCGCACGCCGCTTCTGTTCCAGGCGGGCGGATCGACGCGCGGCACGGCATTCGCGGCCAAGCATGCGGAATGCATCTTTCTCGGCGCGCCCACGCGCAATGGCTTGCGCAAGTCGGCGCAGTCCATCCGCAGCGCGCTCACGGAAGCGGGCCGCGCACCGGACAGCGCATTGCTGTTCGCCATGCTGACCGTGATCGTCGATGAAACCGCCGAACGCGCGCAGGCACGCTATGCCGCGTATCAGGCGCGCGCGAGTTACGAAGGTGCCCTGGCGTTGTTATCCGGCTGGACGGGCATCGATCTTTCGCGCTATAAGCCCGACGATACCCTCGCTTACGTCGATACCGATGCCGGCCAGTCCGCACTTGCATCGTTCAGCAAGCTGGACCCGGAACGCGTGTGGACCGTGCGCGATGCGGTGGAGTTCGTGACGATCGGCGGACGCGGCGCGGTCGTGGTCGGCGATGCGGCTCAGGTTGCCGACGAATTGCAGGCGCTCGCGGAAGAAACGGATATCGACGGCTTCAATCTCGCGTGGGTAGATTCGCCGCGCACGTTCCACGATATCGTCGAATATCTCGTGCCCGAATTGCAAAGGCGCGGTGCGTACAAGACCGAATATGCAGAAGGCACCCTGCGCGAGAAGCTGTTTGGCAACGGCGCCTATCTGCAAGCGCCGCACGTCGGCGCGAGCTATCGATAA
- the cydB gene encoding cytochrome d ubiquinol oxidase subunit II translates to MDLTIVWAAIIAAGIFIYVALDGFDLGVGMIFPFFPDDAERDLMMHSIAPIWDGNETWLVLGGAALFAAFPLAYSIALSGLYLPIIFMLVCLIFRGVSFEVRAKATRTKNIWNLFFICGSAGASFFQGVILGAYLHGIPVSQNAFSGDPFFWIAPFPFLTGLGLTCTYALLGAGYLVLKTDGDLQRRMRALILPLTAVLLAFIAVISVWTPLTDARIAERWFHSSFHLWLYLVPVAVVLTAVAMYFAIKRESEAGPLAIALLLVFLGYIGLLLSVWPYALPGSVTLWEAASPETSQAFTLVGAVVIIPIILAYTTVGYWVFRGKVKPGSAYH, encoded by the coding sequence ATGGATCTGACAATCGTTTGGGCTGCGATCATCGCCGCAGGCATCTTCATCTACGTGGCGCTCGATGGCTTCGACCTCGGCGTCGGCATGATCTTCCCGTTCTTTCCCGACGATGCCGAACGCGACCTGATGATGCACAGCATCGCGCCGATATGGGACGGCAACGAAACCTGGCTCGTGCTCGGCGGCGCCGCGTTGTTCGCGGCCTTTCCGCTTGCGTATTCGATCGCGCTGTCGGGGCTTTACCTGCCGATCATCTTCATGCTGGTGTGTCTGATCTTTCGGGGCGTGAGCTTCGAAGTGCGCGCCAAGGCAACGCGCACGAAAAATATCTGGAACCTGTTCTTTATCTGCGGCTCGGCTGGCGCGAGCTTTTTTCAGGGCGTGATTCTGGGTGCCTATCTGCACGGCATACCCGTGAGCCAGAACGCATTCTCGGGCGACCCGTTCTTCTGGATCGCACCTTTTCCGTTTCTCACAGGGCTTGGTCTCACATGCACCTATGCGCTGCTGGGCGCGGGTTATCTCGTCCTCAAGACGGATGGCGATCTGCAACGACGCATGCGCGCGCTCATCCTTCCGCTCACGGCCGTGCTGCTTGCGTTCATCGCGGTCATATCCGTGTGGACGCCGCTCACCGATGCGCGCATCGCCGAACGCTGGTTTCATTCGTCGTTTCATCTCTGGCTGTATCTGGTGCCGGTCGCGGTGGTGCTGACGGCGGTCGCCATGTACTTCGCGATCAAGCGCGAGTCAGAGGCCGGTCCGCTCGCTATCGCGCTGCTGCTCGTGTTCCTGGGATATATCGGGCTGCTCTTGAGCGTGTGGCCTTATGCGTTGCCGGGCAGCGTGACCTTATGGGAGGCGGCATCGCCGGAAACGAGTCAGGCGTTCACGCTCGTGGGTGCGGTCGTCATCATCCCGATCATTCTGGCTTATACGACGGTGGGCTACTGGGTGTTCCGGGGCAAAGTGAAGCCCGGCTCGGCTTATCACTAA
- a CDS encoding cytochrome ubiquinol oxidase subunit I yields MNLDALDLSRLQFAFTVSFHIIFPALSIGLASFIAVLEGCYLKTGKPHYKVLCLYWSRIFAVGFGMGVVSGVVMAYEFGTNWSGFARFAGPITGPLLTYEVMTAFFLEAGFLGIMLFGWEKVGPKAHFGATIMVAIGTLISTFWILSSNSWMQTPQGFRIENGHVVPVDWFAIVFNPSFPYRLAHMTLAAFIVAALVVLATGAWHLLRGRRDAETRTMVSMALWLLLVLAPVQALVGDQHGLNTRRYQPAKIAAIEGLWQTEKGGTALNLIGFPDMNAEVTRHAIQIPHLGSLILTHSWDGEIRGLKDFPKADRPNSSLIFWTFRVMAGLGMLMILVAVTGNLLRRGGRLFEARWFQWTAVLMGPTGFISLLAGWITTEAGRQPWVVYGVLRTSDAVSPITQASAGLSLLLFVLVYCLVFGIGLYYIFRMIGQGPQGTPPLPADATRDPTEATGRRPFSAVSR; encoded by the coding sequence ATGAATCTCGACGCTCTCGACCTTTCGCGCCTTCAGTTCGCCTTCACGGTCTCGTTTCACATCATCTTTCCGGCATTGAGCATCGGGCTTGCGAGTTTCATCGCCGTGCTCGAAGGCTGCTATCTCAAGACCGGCAAGCCGCATTACAAGGTGCTTTGTCTCTACTGGTCGCGCATCTTCGCCGTGGGCTTCGGCATGGGCGTGGTGTCGGGCGTGGTCATGGCCTATGAGTTCGGCACCAACTGGTCGGGCTTCGCACGCTTTGCCGGACCCATCACCGGTCCCTTGCTCACCTATGAAGTCATGACCGCCTTCTTTCTCGAAGCGGGCTTTCTCGGCATCATGCTGTTCGGCTGGGAGAAGGTCGGCCCGAAGGCGCATTTCGGCGCGACGATCATGGTGGCGATCGGCACGCTGATCTCCACGTTCTGGATTCTCTCGTCCAATAGCTGGATGCAGACGCCGCAAGGCTTCAGGATCGAGAACGGACACGTGGTTCCGGTCGACTGGTTCGCCATCGTGTTCAACCCGTCGTTCCCGTATCGGCTCGCGCATATGACGCTTGCGGCGTTCATCGTCGCCGCGCTCGTGGTTCTGGCAACGGGCGCATGGCATCTGCTGCGCGGCAGGCGCGACGCGGAAACGCGAACCATGGTGTCGATGGCGCTCTGGCTGCTGCTTGTGCTCGCGCCGGTTCAGGCGCTCGTGGGCGACCAGCACGGTCTCAACACGCGGCGCTATCAGCCCGCGAAGATCGCGGCGATAGAAGGCCTTTGGCAAACCGAGAAAGGCGGCACGGCGCTCAATCTCATCGGCTTTCCCGATATGAACGCGGAAGTCACGCGTCATGCGATCCAGATCCCGCATCTCGGCAGCTTGATTCTCACGCATAGCTGGGACGGCGAGATTCGCGGGCTCAAGGACTTTCCCAAAGCGGACCGGCCGAATTCGTCGCTGATCTTCTGGACCTTCCGCGTGATGGCCGGTCTCGGCATGCTGATGATTCTCGTCGCCGTGACGGGTAATCTGCTCAGGCGCGGCGGACGCTTATTCGAAGCGCGCTGGTTCCAGTGGACCGCCGTCCTGATGGGCCCGACTGGTTTCATCTCGCTGCTCGCCGGATGGATCACGACGGAAGCGGGCCGCCAGCCCTGGGTGGTCTATGGCGTGTTGCGCACCTCCGATGCAGTCTCGCCCATCACCCAGGCTTCCGCCGGGCTTTCCCTGCTGCTGTTCGTGCTGGTGTATTGCCTCGTCTTCGGCATCGGGCTCTACTACATCTTCCGCATGATCGGCCAGGGACCGCAAGGAACGCCGCCGCTGCCTGCCGACGCCACGCGCGATCCCACCGAAGCCACGGGCCGCCGCCCCTTCTCCGCCGTCTCGCGCTAA
- a CDS encoding cryptochrome/photolyase family protein — translation MTTLRLILGDQLNPAHSWFVEPDATVHYVMMEVRQETDYVLHHAQKIIAIFAAMRRFADGLREAGHRVHYLKIDDTANEHSVPANLDALIASQGIDRFEYQAPDEWRLDHQLDAYAKALPIATQMVDSEHFFTGRHETKQFFDTHGKGQWLMERFYRHMRTQHGVLMETEHRPAGGQWNYDHDNRRAWHGEPPPPEDPRPVHDHSKLWRDIVAAGVNSFGNPQAARIRWPLDRAEALQHLARFIEEALPNFGAWQDAMSTHEPRLFHSQLSFALNTKMLNPREVVEAAEEAYRAHRAELPSVEGFIRQIIGWREYIRGVYWAQMPRYASKNVFRHKRALPQWFWSGDTRMRCLKHAVGQSLEEAHAHHIQRLMIIGNFALLAGLSVPEVCAWYLGVYIDAFEWVELPNTLGMSQFADGGLMASKPYVSSAAYIDRMSDYCKGCAYDRKGRNGEDACPFNALYWDFLARNEATLGRNHRLTMIYKQLSRMPDEERAAIATKARALKANLDSL, via the coding sequence ATGACTACCTTGCGCCTGATTCTCGGCGATCAGTTGAACCCCGCGCATAGCTGGTTCGTCGAGCCCGACGCCACCGTGCATTACGTCATGATGGAGGTGCGTCAGGAGACGGATTACGTGCTGCATCACGCGCAAAAGATCATCGCCATCTTCGCGGCGATGCGCCGTTTCGCGGACGGTTTGCGTGAGGCTGGACATCGCGTTCACTATCTGAAGATCGACGATACGGCCAACGAGCACTCCGTTCCCGCGAATCTGGACGCGTTGATTGCGTCGCAGGGAATCGATCGCTTCGAGTATCAGGCACCCGACGAATGGCGGCTCGATCATCAGCTCGACGCGTATGCGAAGGCGCTGCCGATCGCCACGCAAATGGTCGACAGCGAACACTTCTTCACCGGGCGCCACGAAACGAAGCAGTTCTTCGACACCCACGGCAAGGGACAATGGCTGATGGAGCGGTTCTATCGGCATATGCGTACCCAGCATGGCGTGCTGATGGAAACGGAGCATCGGCCAGCAGGCGGCCAGTGGAATTACGATCACGACAATCGCCGCGCATGGCATGGCGAACCGCCGCCGCCCGAAGACCCTCGGCCGGTACATGACCATTCGAAGCTATGGCGCGATATCGTCGCCGCAGGCGTGAACAGCTTCGGCAATCCGCAGGCCGCGCGTATTCGCTGGCCGCTCGATCGTGCAGAAGCGCTTCAGCATCTCGCGCGCTTCATCGAGGAAGCCTTGCCGAACTTCGGCGCATGGCAGGACGCGATGAGCACGCACGAGCCGCGTCTCTTCCACTCGCAGCTTTCGTTCGCGCTCAACACGAAGATGCTCAACCCGCGCGAAGTGGTCGAAGCGGCTGAAGAGGCGTATCGTGCGCACCGTGCCGAATTGCCTTCGGTGGAAGGCTTCATTCGGCAGATCATCGGCTGGCGCGAATACATTCGCGGCGTGTACTGGGCGCAGATGCCGCGCTACGCAAGCAAGAACGTGTTCCGTCACAAGCGCGCGCTGCCGCAGTGGTTCTGGTCCGGCGACACTCGCATGCGTTGCCTGAAGCATGCGGTCGGCCAGTCGCTCGAAGAGGCGCACGCGCATCATATTCAACGGCTGATGATCATCGGCAATTTTGCGTTGCTCGCGGGTCTCTCCGTCCCCGAAGTCTGTGCGTGGTATCTCGGCGTTTATATCGATGCCTTCGAATGGGTCGAATTACCCAACACGCTAGGCATGAGCCAGTTTGCCGACGGCGGCTTGATGGCGAGCAAACCTTATGTTTCGAGCGCCGCGTACATCGACCGCATGAGCGACTACTGTAAAGGCTGCGCATACGACAGAAAAGGCCGCAACGGAGAAGACGCTTGTCCCTTCAACGCGCTCTACTGGGACTTTCTCGCGCGCAACGAGGCGACGCTCGGGCGTAATCATCGGCTTACGATGATCTATAAGCAGTTGAGCCGGATGCCCGATGAAGAACGCGCGGCCATAGCCACGAAAGCGCGTGCGCTGAAGGCGAATCTGGATTCGCTATGA
- a CDS encoding DUF4148 domain-containing protein — translation MKHLPRFRPLICATAILLTGCATSMQNGTTHLSPAQCRDLTALKNNAPITSERNRSELAALETAGYHPSMFFDPYYPDDLQAAQRQVDRWYQVECQPMPPS, via the coding sequence ATGAAGCACTTGCCGAGATTCCGGCCTCTGATTTGCGCGACGGCCATCCTGCTCACCGGTTGCGCCACCAGCATGCAGAACGGCACGACGCATCTTAGCCCTGCACAGTGCCGCGATCTGACCGCGCTCAAGAACAATGCGCCGATCACATCCGAGCGCAATCGCAGCGAATTGGCGGCGCTGGAAACGGCGGGCTATCACCCGTCCATGTTTTTCGATCCGTATTACCCCGACGATCTGCAAGCGGCGCAACGTCAGGTGGATCGTTGGTATCAAGTGGAATGTCAGCCGATGCCGCCAAGCTGA